The nucleotide window GCCCAGGCACAGGCCGCGAACCTGACCTTCGAGCGTTCCTACGAGGGAGCCATCGAGAGGGCCGGTCTCATGCCGCTGCCGGGGGCGGTCGAGGCCGTCGCGAAGCTGCGCGACGCCGGCCTGAAGATCGCCCTGATCACCGGGTTCAGCCGTGCGACCCTGGGACGGGTGCTGAGCAGCCTCGCCTGGGTCGACATGCTGGACCTCGCGCTGTGCCCCGAGGACGCCGGACGGGGCCGTCCGTACCCGGACATGGTGCTCACCGCCGTCCTGCGCTCCGGTATCGACGACGTACGGCAGGTGGCCGTGGCGGGCGACTCCGAGAGCGACATGCTCTGCGGCCGGCGTGCGGGCGCCTCGGTCGTCGCCGGAGTGCTCACCGGCGTCCACAGCAAGGAGCGTCTGCTCGGCGGCGGCGCCACCCACATCATCGACTCCATCGCCGACTTCCCCGGGCTCGTCCTCGGCAGCGAGGTCGGCGCGTCCCCGGTGGCCACTTCGGCCTCCTGATCGCTCCCCGAGGATTTTCTCCCGGAGCCGGGGCGGCACGGGGTGGTATCAAGTGGCGCTCGGGTGCGGGCTGTTGCTACCGTGTACGCACCGGCGGCCTGTGGATCGTGTGTTTGCGCAGTTCGCACCGCTACGGGGCCTTAGCTCAGCTGGCAGAGCGCCTGCTTTGCAAGCAGGAAGTCAGGGGTTCGAATCCCCTAGGCTCCACCAGCCAAAACGCCGCTTCTCCGATCATGGGAAGCGGCGTTCGTGCCATCAACGTGCCATTAGCTCTTGCCGGCATCGCGCTCCGCCTCGACTCGCGCGCTGAGGGCATCGGCGATCTTCCGGTCGGCGGGTCGCGTGCTGGTAGATGAGCGCGGCCCGGTCGCTCTCGTGGCACATCCGCGCCTTGAGGTCGGCGAGGCTCGCGCCCGACTGCGCGGCGAGCGTGTTCCCCGTGTGCCGCAGGTCGTGGAGTGGAGGCTCTTGACG belongs to Microbispora sp. ZYX-F-249 and includes:
- a CDS encoding HAD family hydrolase; this encodes MTPVKLACLDLAGTTIGDIDMVERAFAEAIATQGIVPGTSAYARAMVHVHRSRGCPKIEVFRGIFPGNEAQAQAANLTFERSYEGAIERAGLMPLPGAVEAVAKLRDAGLKIALITGFSRATLGRVLSSLAWVDMLDLALCPEDAGRGRPYPDMVLTAVLRSGIDDVRQVAVAGDSESDMLCGRRAGASVVAGVLTGVHSKERLLGGGATHIIDSIADFPGLVLGSEVGASPVATSAS